The genomic window TGTCCCATTTGTTGTAAGATTGTTGATCTAGAGTGGTTTTTGGAGCAGTGCATGCAACTTATCCACATCCATTGAGACATAGGTAAGGAAAAATATTTGAACGCAGAGATAAATAAACCAACACTAATATGAAATCTTACACTTGAATACTCCTACCAGAAGTGTCGCTGCTTCATAGTATGAAATTCATTTTAGGATGGATGTCCAGAAAAGTATTTATGTCACATAAACACACAGAGACACATACAGCTGGTATTTTAAGCATTAAGTTTCATGGTTAAGTAAAAGAGTATTGAAATCACCTTCTTAAAGAACATTTATCATTTGGTGTGGATGAATCAGAAGCTTTCAACATGTAAAGTAATTGACTTGATTTCTCGATGCTCCTTGTTACGAACAAGTATGCTACACTCCCTTTGGCATACACCCTATTCAACAATAGAAAATATACAGTTATAGAGGAATGATTAGTTTCTTAACTTCCATTGAAGTTATAAATCACTAACCTCACAACCTGAAGACTCAGACCAACTAAAGCCTCTCTTATATCTTCAACCCTATGGGAACCTAATAAATCCAAGATACTCTCTGCAAAGAGATCAAAGTGCACACCATAATGAAATTTGGCAATCCGCACAAGAAATTTTGTCAACAAACACTGAAAAGACTATCAACAAATGACTACTTCATAATCCAACCTGATCCATCAAATGTGACGCCAACAAGCAGCACATATAACTTCTCCTCACTGCTCAATACTAGAGCTACTTCTCTGCAGAAACAAGGAAAGCAATGAATTATTTAGAATTCCAAGACCTCAATTTACAAGAAAGACCTGGTTGGTGTGGGTTTATGACAAATCATAGCTACTATAGAAACACTCCAAAACCATAACAAGCAAATAAGATCAATGATTTGCACAAGTACCCAATGTAAACATTTCTATTTTACTACAGGCATCCAAGAAATGACCTAGAAAAATCTAGCCTAAAACACATTAGAAAACCACGAAGATTAGCaccaaaaagagagaaaatttccTCAGACAAATAGGTTCACTAAAATACATGAAGGGCAAATACAAATGCAAAAAGAATATAAAATGGTAATTGATTGACACAACTTCACAAAAAATTCCTTCGTAAGACAATAATATTAGATGCTATTGTGCATTGAAACTCATTATCAAAGTAGTGTCAATCTATCGCCACTAATATGATTTTGAATTCCCTAGCAGGAGACTGGAAAGGCCTCATCACAACAAATTAAAaccctttttcctttctttgGCAGCACTTACCTTTCCCCACAAAAAGGTTGGTCAACCATGCAATTGCAACGCATGTATGACCTACAAGCCTCATGAACCGTCAAATCAGcaacatttttattgaaatagtcCTCAATAAAATCGTTCTTCCCCTGAGAAGAGCACTCAGCACCAGAATATCTCACAGCATTATCAACTTGTGGTCTTGAAATAGCTTTTTTAATCTGGTTTTTATCAAAACCTTTTTTATGATCACTACCATTTAAAGAGCGCTTCCCTTTCATTTCTTCAATATCAACCCTACTAACCTCCAAGGTGCCATTTGATTCTTGTGGTACCTGTTGACAGCTATTCTCTTCCAACAGTGAAATCACTCTTCTTTTTGGTTTCCTTCCGCTTTTTCCCTTTTCAAACCAATCAGCCTCTTGGTTCACAAAAGAAGATATCTCTGGATAATTAGAACCTGTATCTAACTTACCGTATGGTTGCAGGGATTGGTTCATACTTACAATTTTGTTGATCCTGAGGGTTTGTTCAGTGCATGAATCAATTATGCCGATGCCATTTTGACTCCCATGTGAAgtgttatttcctttttcataatAAGTATGTGCAAAAGAATGCAATGGAGAATGCCCTTTAGTGCTCCCATTGGGATATTCCTGGACAGGTATCCCAGCTTCAGAGTAATCATCTTCACTGCAGCTTGTATCACTGTCAGATGATGCTGCTGAATAGGACTCTGCTGATAACTGCAGAATTTCTTCCACCAAATTATGGCGACGATGCAGAAGGTCCTTCTGATAATGAGGTGGCGATCCAGGGTTAGCAGATGATGAATTAGACTCGGTCATAATACCAATAGTATTCAAATGTGATACTACGGCATTTTGAACCATTCTATTACTTTCGTCAAGGGCAAAAATATTACATTGAGAACTCTCAGCTAAAACGGATCCGCTACTACCCTCATCGTGCAAGTAAGATTTCTGATACTCGTGTTTTACATCCATTGTTCTCAAGCCTGGTAAAGTGAACCCACCAGTAATACCTGACGAAAAAATATGGTCAAAATATCTGTTGGCATTCACACTGCCAGACGTATCTGCAAAAGAATTATCAGATTCCAAAATGTTCATGCTACTTTCATCTCCTGAAGCTTGAACAGAATCTGAAACATATCTAGAACTTTCACTAAGATGCCTCTCGCTTTTCCCACCTTTCTTATAATTTTCTTTCCCAGGATGTAACATAGCTGCATTAAAATTACCATCATCAGCAAAATCCTCAGAAGCATGATCCATCCAGTCCTTGAACTCTCGCAACCAAAGAATAGAACGCTCTTTCTTCAATTGTTCTACTCTTTGCATCAAATCAACTATTTCAGCCTCATCCTCAGATATGATGTTCTCTTCTCCGCTTCGCATTTCATTACCGCATGACAAAGAATCTTGATCAGAACAAATGTATGAACTATCTTGTTCATTCTCAATCAAAGCAAGTCGAGACGCCTTTCTCTGcaagaaattaaaaagattatCACCTATTAACAATCATAAACAAGGTATAATAAATTATGAAGTACGTGAACAACCAATATTGCATCAAATGCATCCAAAAGACTAATCAGGGTGCCAAAATTTCACCACAAGGAGAGGGAGGATGGATGACTgcaaagttaaaaaaacatacaAATATGAGAATTAGTAAAGCTTTACGCACCCTCTTTTTGTTGATACCCTCCTCTCCTTCTGCACCTTTTGCAGGAGAGTAGAATCCAAAGCTGGAAGGTCGCTTCTGTCTGCTGGCAACAATAATCTTCCTCTTCCAATACTCTCTGGTGCTGATTGCTTTGTCATCTAATTTCAACTAGTCAACCGTATAATAGAACAATGAATAACGGTATGATTAGCAGGAAAACaagatagaaaataaaaatataaaatgttttaccAAAGAAGCACAGAAGTTCAACAACCAAAACATCCATCTCCAAATAGATACCTGTAAAACTTACATTTTCAGGACAACTGAAGTAGCTGAATACTTGTGCGCGATACCATCGGGCACAACATAGTGGATTCCCTTCAAGCCATAAGCTTCGAAGAGATGGGAGCCCTCCAAGGAACTCCAACTCTAAAAAATTGGAAATAATATTGTAGGAAACATCAAGCCCTTCAAGAGACTTCAAATTTTCAATCCCACGCAACGCCGTTAGAGAATTGTTCCTCAAAACAAGTTTAACAACATGACAGGAGACCTgcatttttcatcaacaatgaTGTGTAGATCCAAATAGAATTCCTATATCAAAATATTTGGTCAAAACATCAAGGCATAACcttgtaataataaaaaaagtttaagaaaGTTTTCCATACACAATTAAATGAATGTCAGACCACTGAATCTTTAAACAGACATATAATCTAAAATTGTGTATGTTTAATTACAAGGTTTCCATACACAATATTTGGTCAAAACATCAAGGCATAGACCTTGTAACCccttctttcctttcctttccctaCCCTCCCAATAATCTAAAATTGGTGTTAAAGTAGAACTCATAATTTCCTTAATGAGTTCTTTTATGAATAATACCTAACAAGCTTCTTTCGTCAATAGCTCCACAATCTTTCAAAAATGATTAAACCAAAACAGGAAGTACTAAAATGAAACTCTGACAAAATGGATGCCATATGGGCAATTGCA from Gossypium hirsutum isolate 1008001.06 chromosome D12, Gossypium_hirsutum_v2.1, whole genome shotgun sequence includes these protein-coding regions:
- the LOC107944315 gene encoding uncharacterized protein isoform X2, giving the protein MATVTGDRYLEKLVKFVDDQAGALIEGTKVLKLNPAGLHYVQSRLEALQELERLLAGAPVDYLRAYVSDLGDHRALEQLRRILRLLTTLKVVSALPPPARDPTPLSLLPFGRLKVLELRGCDLSTSAAKGLLELRHTLEKIVCHNSTDALRHVFASRIAEIKGSPQWNRLSFVSCACNGLLLMDESLNLLPAVETLDLSRNKFAKVDNLRKCVKLKHLDLGFNQLRSISSFSEVSCHVVKLVLRNNSLTALRGIENLKSLEGLDVSYNIISNFLELEFLGGLPSLRSLWLEGNPLCCARWYRAQVFSYFSCPENLKLDDKAISTREYWKRKIIVASRQKRPSSFGFYSPAKGAEGEEGINKKRRKASRLALIENEQDSSYICSDQDSLSCGNEMRSGEENIISEDEAEIVDLMQRVEQLKKERSILWLREFKDWMDHASEDFADDGNFNAAMLHPGKENYKKGGKSERHLSESSRYVSDSVQASGDESSMNILESDNSFADTSGSVNANRYFDHIFSSGITGGFTLPGLRTMDVKHEYQKSYLHDEGSSGSVLAESSQCNIFALDESNRMVQNAVVSHLNTIGIMTESNSSSANPGSPPHYQKDLLHRRHNLVEEILQLSAESYSAASSDSDTSCSEDDYSEAGIPVQEYPNGSTKGHSPLHSFAHTYYEKGNNTSHGSQNGIGIIDSCTEQTLRINKIVSMNQSLQPYGKLDTGSNYPEISSFVNQEADWFEKGKSGRKPKRRVISLLEENSCQQVPQESNGTLEVSRVDIEEMKGKRSLNGSDHKKGFDKNQIKKAISRPQVDNAVRYSGAECSSQGKNDFIEDYFNKNVADLTVHEACRSYMRCNCMVDQPFCGEREVALVLSSEEKLYVLLVGVTFDGSESILDLLGSHRVEDIREALVGLSLQVVRVYAKGSVAYLFVTRSIEKSSQLLYMLKASDSSTPNDKCSLRSLEQVQAELFEKQICGGLKLSIFQYSMVLFRQGGHEGHRARRDVLYNITH
- the LOC107944315 gene encoding uncharacterized protein isoform X1, coding for MATVTGDRYLEKLVKFVDDQAGALIEGTKVLKLNPAGLHYVQSRLEALQELERLLAGAPVDYLRAYVSDLGDHRALEQLRRILRLLTTLKVVSALPPPARDPTPLSLLPFGRLKVLELRGCDLSTSAAKGLLELRHTLEKIVCHNSTDALRHVFASRIAEIKGSPQWNRLSFVSCACNGLLLMDESLNLLPAVETLDLSRNKFAKVDNLRKCVKLKHLDLGFNQLRSISSFSEVSCHVVKLVLRNNSLTALRGIENLKSLEGLDVSYNIISNFLELEFLGGLPSLRSLWLEGNPLCCARWYRAQVFSYFSCPENLKLDDKAISTREYWKRKIIVASRQKRPSSFGFYSPAKGAEGEEGINKKRRKASRLALIENEQDSSYICSDQDSLSCGNEMRSGEENIISEDEAEIVDLMQRVEQLKKERSILWLREFKDWMDHASEDFADDGNFNAAMLHPGKENYKKGGKSERHLSESSRYVSDSVQASGDESSMNILESDNSFADTSGSVNANRYFDHIFSSGITGGFTLPGLRTMDVKHEYQKSYLHDEGSSGSVLAESSQCNIFALDESNRMVQNAVVSHLNTIGIMTESNSSSANPGSPPHYQKDLLHRRHNLVEEILQLSAESYSAASSDSDTSCSEDDYSEAGIPVQEYPNGSTKGHSPLHSFAHTYYEKGNNTSHGSQNGIGIIDSCTEQTLRINKIVSMNQSLQPYGKLDTGSNYPEISSFVNQEADWFEKGKSGRKPKRRVISLLEENSCQQVPQESNGTLEVSRVDIEEMKGKRSLNGSDHKKGFDKNQIKKAISRPQVDNAVRYSGAECSSQGKNDFIEDYFNKNVADLTVHEACRSYMRCNCMVDQPFCGEREVALVLSSEEKLYVLLVGVTFDGSESILDLLGSHRVEDIREALVGLSLQVVRVYAKGSVAYLFVTRSIEKSSQLLYMLKASDSSTPNDKCSLRSLEQVQAELFEKQICGGLKLSIFQYSMVLFRQGGHEEEPWFSRSLFVIGGHVLVCVEDIFQFSSLLNNACSSPYFSLDSSCDISDISEMVIEQGETCCITLPIKSSTSKAGSSTKTQKRAGMSSKKWKLKWFSQESLSQFVALVKAIHLGMTLSPLLVRYKS